One Arthrobacter sp. B3I4 genomic window, GACGTCGCGGTCGACTTCCATGGGCGCTTCAGCCTGGCCAACGCCCGCCGCGTCGCTCCGCTGCTGGAACCGTACCGGCCGTTTTTCCTCGAAGAACCCGTCGTCCCGGAGAACACGCACCTGCTGCGCGAGTTCACTTCCTCCACCACGACGCCGGTTTCCACCGGTGAGCGGCTGTACAGCCGGCAGGAGTTCCTGCCTGCGCTGCAGGCCGGCATCGCGGTGGCCCAGCCGGACCTTTCCCACGCCGGCGGCATTACCGAGGTCCGCAAGATCGCCTCGCTGGCCGAAATCTATGAGGTCCAGCTGGCCCCGCACTGCCCGCTCGGTCCGCTGGCGCTGGCCGCCTGCCTGCAGGTCGGCTTCGCCACCCCCAACTTCCTGATCCAGGAACAGAGCATCGGCATCCACTACAACCAGGGCGCCGAGGTGCTGGACTACGTGGTGGACAAATCGCCGCTAAAATTCGTCGACGGCCACATCGAACGGCTCACCGGGCCCGGCCTCGGCATCGAAATCGACGAGGCCGTGGTCCGGGCCGCAGACAAGCGCGGCCACGCCTGGCGCGGCCCCATCTGGCGCCACCCCGACGGCGCCTTCGCAGAATGGTGAAGAACATGACAGACCCACTGACCCCCGATCTCCTGCTGGCAGGGATCCGCGACGCCCGGCTGGTAGCCATCGTCCGCGGCACCGACGGCGGCGCCGCGGCCAAGGCCGCCCTCACCGCGATGGAAGAAGGCTTCCGTTACGTTGAAATCGCCCTCACCACCCCGGGCGCACTGGAAGCCATCCGCGCGGTCCGCGCGGCGGCTCCCGCTGGCTCCTTCGTCGGCGCGGGCACTGTCCTGACCGGGGCGGACGTCGAGGAGGTGGCCGACGCCGGCGGGCAGTTCATCGTGACGCCGTCGCTGGCAAGCTCGATCCAGGAGGCGGCCCGACTCGGCATCCCCGTCCTCGCCGGGGCGATGACTCCCAGCGAGGCGTACGAGGCGATGAACCGCGGCGCCACCGCAGTGAAACTCTTCCCCGCCTCCAGCGGCGGTCCCGGCTACCTGAAAGCACTGCGCGACCCCTTCCCGGGCATCCCGTTCATAGCCGTGGGCGGCGTCGGCGTCGATGAGGCAACCGGCTACTGGGAAGCGGGCGCGGTCGCCGTCGGCGTCGGCGGGCCCCTGTTCGGCGACGCCGCTTCCGGCGGCGACCTTGCCCCGGTCCGCGAACGGGCCCGCGCGTTCGTTGCCCTGGCCGCAGACTTCGGCCGCTGGGCCGCCGCCGGTCCGCCGCGGTGACCGTCGACCTGCTCACCCTCGGCGAATCAATGG contains:
- a CDS encoding bifunctional 4-hydroxy-2-oxoglutarate aldolase/2-dehydro-3-deoxy-phosphogluconate aldolase; the encoded protein is MTDPLTPDLLLAGIRDARLVAIVRGTDGGAAAKAALTAMEEGFRYVEIALTTPGALEAIRAVRAAAPAGSFVGAGTVLTGADVEEVADAGGQFIVTPSLASSIQEAARLGIPVLAGAMTPSEAYEAMNRGATAVKLFPASSGGPGYLKALRDPFPGIPFIAVGGVGVDEATGYWEAGAVAVGVGGPLFGDAASGGDLAPVRERARAFVALAADFGRWAAAGPPR
- the dgoD gene encoding galactonate dehydratase, with product MTRISRIETFLVAPRWLFVRIETDSGIVGWGEASCEGRSETVRTAVGQLSELLVGQDALRIEDHWQVMTKGSFYRGGPILASAVSGLDQALWDIAGKHFNTPVHQLLGGHVRDRIRMYGWVGGDEPNEVADQISAQLAVGLTAVKMNASGRMSPVATVAELDGVVRRVAAAREVLGDHRDVAVDFHGRFSLANARRVAPLLEPYRPFFLEEPVVPENTHLLREFTSSTTTPVSTGERLYSRQEFLPALQAGIAVAQPDLSHAGGITEVRKIASLAEIYEVQLAPHCPLGPLALAACLQVGFATPNFLIQEQSIGIHYNQGAEVLDYVVDKSPLKFVDGHIERLTGPGLGIEIDEAVVRAADKRGHAWRGPIWRHPDGAFAEW